One region of Fimbriiglobus ruber genomic DNA includes:
- a CDS encoding response regulator, translated as MTDLRVFLVDDHAVVREGLKTLINAQVGMMVVGEAAEGSLACERIVVLRPDVVVMDVSMPGLTGAQATARLQLESPTVRVLALTVHEDRGYIRQLLAAGAAGYVLKRAAPEELIHAIRVVATGGVYLDPSMAGRSSVALSEKRRMPAPRVGI; from the coding sequence ATGACAGATCTGCGCGTCTTTCTGGTCGACGACCACGCGGTCGTTCGCGAGGGGTTGAAGACGTTAATCAACGCCCAGGTCGGAATGATGGTTGTCGGCGAAGCGGCTGAAGGGTCGCTCGCGTGCGAGCGAATCGTGGTGTTGAGGCCGGACGTGGTGGTGATGGACGTGTCGATGCCCGGTTTGACCGGGGCGCAAGCGACCGCTCGGTTGCAGCTAGAAAGCCCGACGGTCCGGGTCCTGGCCCTGACCGTCCACGAGGACAGGGGATACATTCGCCAACTCCTGGCGGCCGGGGCGGCCGGGTACGTGCTCAAGCGGGCAGCGCCCGAGGAATTGATTCACGCCATCCGGGTGGTGGCCACGGGCGGCGTTTACTTGGACCCGAGCATGGCCGGAAGGTCGTCGGTGGCTTTGTCAGAAAAACGTCGAATGCCGGCCCCCCGAGTGGGGATCTGA
- a CDS encoding tyrosine-type recombinase/integrase, translating into MTDEPNRIKVSDRVTIYPRGRKRIWCAEFSQDGEHRRVSLKTTNKRVALDKAVRLAADLAEHTYRSPPRPVTVAQAVEDYLGYLRTEHRARKTLVKYHGIFDRFVTYLAEQRVLRLGQVTAGHFDRYRAHRQKSRHRKTVYTEGVVIKQLFRWARTRKLVTEDVLADVRLHKPPLVPKTAPTLAQVARLLAAADEPLRTYLSFLAFTGMRAGELQRLRLEDIDRTGNWVHVVSRPGHETKTRMSRKIPIHPRLQAILGIIRASGGTWLFTAAPSTKYPDGGRPISVKRLNEQFTRLAARLGLPVGRESGFVVHSLRHFFETAAVNARVPQRVVDAWLGHRSDRSMAAVYYHLGDEESHQFMGSVPFGMGEPAADAGREDAS; encoded by the coding sequence ATGACCGATGAACCCAACCGCATCAAGGTCTCAGACCGGGTGACTATCTATCCCCGGGGTCGAAAGAGGATCTGGTGTGCCGAGTTCTCCCAGGACGGTGAACACCGCCGGGTATCCCTGAAGACCACCAACAAGAGAGTTGCCCTCGATAAGGCCGTCCGTCTGGCCGCGGATCTGGCCGAGCACACCTACCGGTCTCCACCCCGGCCGGTGACCGTCGCCCAGGCGGTCGAGGACTACCTCGGGTACCTGCGGACCGAACACCGGGCCCGCAAAACCCTCGTCAAGTACCACGGGATTTTCGACCGATTCGTCACCTACCTGGCCGAGCAACGGGTTCTCCGGCTCGGCCAGGTGACGGCCGGGCATTTCGACCGCTACCGGGCCCACCGCCAGAAGTCCCGGCACCGCAAGACCGTCTACACCGAAGGTGTCGTGATCAAGCAGTTGTTCCGGTGGGCCCGGACCCGGAAACTCGTGACCGAAGACGTGCTCGCGGACGTCCGTCTGCATAAGCCGCCGCTCGTCCCGAAGACGGCCCCGACCCTGGCCCAGGTTGCCCGACTGCTCGCGGCGGCCGACGAGCCGTTGCGAACGTACCTTTCATTCCTCGCGTTTACCGGGATGCGGGCGGGCGAACTTCAGCGGCTGAGACTTGAGGATATTGACCGGACCGGAAACTGGGTCCACGTGGTCTCCCGGCCGGGGCACGAGACGAAAACCCGGATGTCACGGAAGATACCGATCCATCCCCGACTACAAGCGATCCTGGGAATAATCCGGGCGTCTGGGGGAACGTGGTTGTTCACGGCGGCCCCGAGCACAAAGTACCCGGACGGGGGTCGCCCGATTAGCGTGAAGCGATTGAACGAGCAGTTCACGCGGTTGGCCGCTCGGCTTGGGCTACCGGTCGGTCGGGAGTCGGGGTTCGTGGTCCACTCGCTCCGCCACTTTTTCGAGACGGCTGCGGTCAACGCCCGGGTCCCCCAGCGGGTGGTCGACGCGTGGCTCGGTCACCGTTCAGACCGGTCGATGGCCGCGGTCTACTACCACCTGGGGGACGAGGAATCGCACCAGTTCATGGGATCCGTCCCGTTCGGGATGGGCGAACCGGCCGCCGACGCCGGAAGGGAGGATGCGTCATGA
- a CDS encoding response regulator transcription factor, whose product MARRTAAGYSNKEIATRLELSVKTVETYRARAMEKLGLQSRSDLVRYAVQQGWLQDG is encoded by the coding sequence GTGGCCCGGCGAACGGCCGCCGGGTACAGCAACAAAGAGATCGCCACCCGCCTCGAATTAAGTGTCAAGACGGTTGAGACGTATCGGGCCCGGGCGATGGAGAAGCTCGGCCTCCAGAGCCGGTCCGACCTCGTCCGGTATGCCGTCCAACAAGGCTGGTTACAGGACGGCTAA
- a CDS encoding response regulator, whose protein sequence is MNRIWPYILVVDDSPDTADSMAELLIIWGYHAKPCYCGASALAAVHDRRPAVILLDIGMAPMDGLTFASQFHKLPNHERTSVVAITGHTSATYQIRGRELGIVHYLLKPVDLTKLETLLARLIALSALPVGVIEFSPLVSPRTKPARNSSRLLGWK, encoded by the coding sequence ATGAACCGAATCTGGCCGTACATCTTGGTAGTGGACGACTCGCCCGACACGGCCGATAGTATGGCCGAATTACTCATTATCTGGGGGTATCACGCCAAACCTTGTTACTGCGGTGCCTCGGCGCTCGCGGCCGTTCACGACCGCCGTCCGGCCGTCATTCTCTTGGACATCGGGATGGCCCCGATGGACGGACTGACATTCGCCTCCCAATTCCACAAGTTGCCCAACCACGAGCGAACGTCGGTCGTCGCGATCACGGGACATACGTCCGCGACGTACCAAATCCGCGGGCGCGAACTCGGGATCGTCCATTACCTGCTCAAACCCGTCGACTTGACCAAGCTAGAAACCCTGCTGGCACGACTGATAGCGCTATCCGCGTTGCCGGTCGGCGTCATCGAATTCTCGCCCCTAGTGTCTCCGCGCACAAAACCTGCAAGGAATTCGTCGCGTCTGTTAGGTTGGAAATAA
- a CDS encoding helix-turn-helix domain-containing protein — MPGRKPTLTPGDIARAFAGESPCDVPRILTTRQAAALCQVSVKTFYEWVAKGRLEGTFRRRGKHCLFWRDKVIDKLFNGGDWTP, encoded by the coding sequence ATGCCCGGTAGGAAGCCGACCCTCACGCCCGGTGACATTGCCCGCGCGTTCGCGGGCGAGTCGCCGTGCGATGTTCCCCGCATCCTGACCACTCGCCAGGCCGCCGCCTTGTGCCAGGTCAGCGTCAAAACCTTTTACGAGTGGGTAGCCAAGGGCCGCCTCGAAGGCACCTTCCGCCGCCGGGGCAAACACTGCTTGTTCTGGCGGGACAAGGTCATCGACAAACTCTTCAACGGAGGTGACTGGACCCCATGA